In one Corynebacterium bovis DSM 20582 = CIP 54.80 genomic region, the following are encoded:
- a CDS encoding metal-sulfur cluster assembly factor: MDPNPLSDVPRPPREPTEEELLLIGRIEECLGEVIDPELGINVVDLGLVYDIWVEDETVAVVNMTLTSPACPLTEMLEDQVDYEISSVLENEITEVRLNWVWSPAWGPHMINEAGREQLRFLGFSV; the protein is encoded by the coding sequence ATGGACCCGAACCCGCTGTCCGACGTGCCGCGCCCGCCGCGCGAGCCCACGGAGGAGGAGCTGCTCCTCATCGGCAGGATCGAGGAGTGCCTCGGCGAGGTCATCGACCCGGAGCTCGGCATCAACGTCGTCGACCTCGGCCTCGTCTACGACATCTGGGTGGAGGACGAGACCGTGGCCGTCGTCAACATGACGCTGACCTCCCCGGCCTGCCCCCTCACCGAGATGCTCGAGGACCAGGTGGACTACGAGATCAGCTCCGTCCTCGAGAACGAGATCACCGAGGTCCGGCTGAACTGGGTCTGGAGCCCCGCGTGGGGCCCGCACATGATCAACGAGGCCGGTCGCGAACAGCTCCGCTTCCTCGGCTTCTCCGTGTGA
- a CDS encoding lycopene cyclase family protein gives MSRPFSVAVLGAGPAGAAVARRARERGWTVHLHDPRLPRQVDASPQSPQPPVSAESPVSAESPGGTLPRWPATYGVLVDECPAWLDGDPVWPDERPTRLDERPTRLDERPARPGRGQEAAPPTATAPAHPRVRTPDGSIRLPHRYAMVDAASLRARLAPGPGAVLHRDAPTGTAATPAALGVDAVIDCTGAPDVTGGVRQVAVGVHVSAAEARELGHDGPVFMDWTPAPGVTGGDVPSFLYVQPLDGGRTVLFEETVLATRASARELVPVLRRRLRARLDLASTGPEPAARRWEVVDIPMGTRRRPWYRTRDGVWALGAAGGMVHPATGYSLAAGFAAADTVLDAVPRGRLPRRLRLSAALAWWLRRLGGELLTRADGDVTADFFAAFFRLSARRQWAYLTGHDGVAVAGAMWALRRATGLGHPFLRPVWRRPWSVVGSLLRDGVDPGAPAGSGRGRRGRDAVSGGR, from the coding sequence GTGTCCCGACCGTTCTCGGTCGCGGTCCTCGGTGCCGGCCCGGCGGGGGCCGCGGTCGCCCGCCGGGCCCGCGAGCGCGGGTGGACGGTCCACCTCCACGACCCGCGGCTCCCGCGGCAGGTGGACGCCTCCCCGCAGTCCCCGCAGCCCCCGGTGTCCGCGGAGTCCCCGGTGTCCGCGGAGTCCCCGGGCGGCACGCTCCCCCGCTGGCCCGCGACCTACGGCGTCCTCGTTGACGAATGCCCGGCCTGGCTCGACGGGGACCCCGTGTGGCCCGATGAGCGCCCCACCCGCCTCGACGAGCGCCCCACCCGCCTCGACGAACGGCCCGCCCGGCCCGGCCGCGGGCAGGAGGCCGCACCTCCCACCGCGACCGCCCCGGCCCACCCGCGCGTCCGCACGCCGGACGGGTCGATCCGCCTTCCGCACCGGTACGCCATGGTCGACGCAGCCAGCCTGCGGGCCCGCCTCGCCCCGGGCCCGGGGGCCGTCCTCCACCGCGACGCCCCGACGGGGACCGCGGCCACGCCGGCGGCCCTGGGGGTCGACGCCGTCATCGACTGCACCGGCGCCCCGGACGTCACCGGCGGTGTCCGGCAGGTGGCGGTCGGCGTGCACGTCAGCGCGGCCGAGGCCCGGGAGCTGGGCCACGACGGCCCGGTCTTCATGGACTGGACCCCGGCGCCGGGCGTGACCGGTGGGGACGTTCCGAGCTTCCTCTACGTCCAACCGCTCGACGGGGGCCGGACCGTGCTGTTCGAGGAGACGGTGCTCGCCACCCGGGCGTCGGCGCGGGAGCTCGTCCCGGTCCTGCGCCGCCGGCTCCGCGCCCGCCTCGACCTGGCGTCCACCGGCCCGGAGCCCGCGGCCCGACGCTGGGAGGTCGTCGACATCCCCATGGGGACACGGCGTCGTCCCTGGTACCGGACCCGGGACGGGGTCTGGGCCCTCGGGGCCGCGGGAGGGATGGTCCACCCGGCGACCGGGTACTCGCTCGCGGCGGGGTTCGCCGCGGCGGACACGGTTCTCGACGCCGTGCCACGCGGTCGACTCCCCCGCCGTCTCCGCCTGTCGGCGGCGCTCGCGTGGTGGCTGCGCCGGCTCGGCGGCGAGCTGCTCACGCGCGCCGACGGCGACGTCACGGCCGACTTCTTCGCGGCGTTCTTCCGGCTGTCCGCCCGCCGGCAGTGGGCCTACCTCACGGGGCACGACGGCGTGGCTGTCGCGGGGGCGATGTGGGCGCTGCGTCGGGCGACTGGCCTCGGCCACCCGTTCCTCCGCCCGGTGTGGCGTCGGCCCTGGAGCGTCGTCGGCTCCCTGCTGCGTGACGGCGTGGACCCCGGCGCCCCCGCCGGGAGCGGGCGGGGACGCCGGGGTCGGGACGCCGTGTCCGGCGGACGGTGA